Part of the Bacillota bacterium genome, CACCGAGTGTCAGCATGGATAAACCAAGCCCCGTGTACGGAGAGAGGTAAATAGCACTCAATTTCAAGAGAATCATCAGGATATTGGTATAGATTAGCCCCACGGCGGCAGTTTTCACACGTTCGTTTCTGGGTGTACCACTTCTGAAGTAATAACCCCATCCGGCAACAAAGGCGCTGCTTGAAAAAGCGCTTAGAGCCAGAGCAATGGCCCACAGTGGAGAAGGTGGATAAAAGAAAACGGCGGAACCAATGATGCAAACAGCCATCGAAATCAGCATCAAACGCTTCGCTATTTTCTTGCTCTTGATCAGAAAACCCCAGAAAAGCAAGCCTGCCACCGTGGCAGCCACTGCAGCGAGAGTCATTTGTTGGGGGTTGATACCGAACATTTCAGCAATTTCGAGAAATATCTGCCCTTGAAAGGGCAATGACAACATCCACGAAGAAAAAAGAACCAGAACAATGATGGAAAGACTACGTTCACCTGTAATGGGGTAATTTCCATGGACTTTTTTTTCTGTCATTCCCACAGCCCCCCTCTTCAGATCCAGGGAATATCCCCCGATAAATAACGTAACTTCGGTTTGATTATAATGCATTATCTTACCATATTGTCATAAAAATTTTTTATTTTCCCCCGAAGCTGCCGGATAAAACAACTGACAATTGCGACCGGTAACAGTCGGTACAAACCCCCGTTGCGGATTATGAACCGCTCAGCAGTATCGCTTCTACAAACGCGGCTACAATCAATAGCAAGATACTGGTCACGGCAACAATCGTTTCAGGCGTGTCAAATTTGATTTCTTTCAATTTTCTGGTCTCCGCCCACCGCCTGGCCGGGAAGGTGCTGGCAATATATAGTGATTTCGTGAGTGTTACGGCGCATGCCAGTGCATAGGCCGTCGTCTCCCACAGGCCTACTTTCAAATATTGAATATTTGCCTCGTGGACATCCACAAAGGGAAATTCAAAAGAATTGGATCCTGCTACAATTCCTGTAACGATACCTTGAACAAGCAGAATCAATAACCCGGGCGTGAATACACCGAACCTGACAAAAATATTGCCCCCTGCGATGAGCAACAGAAGGATCAGGTTATTGCCTGAAATGGCCAAAAAAGTTTTGAAACACCCCCCC contains:
- a CDS encoding LuxR family transcriptional regulator, whose translation is MTEKKVHGNYPITGERSLSIIVLVLFSSWMLSLPFQGQIFLEIAEMFGINPQQMTLAAVAATVAGLLFWGFLIKSKKIAKRLMLISMAVCIIGSAVFFYPPSPLWAIALALSAFSSSAFVAGWGYYFRSGTPRNERVKTAAVGLIYTNILMILLKLSAIYLSPYTGLGLSMLTLG